From Pandoraea norimbergensis, the proteins below share one genomic window:
- a CDS encoding helix-turn-helix transcriptional regulator — translation MKSTKSPGTGKRDENALLLREGRKIVEALGQTFAPLVEVVLHDLTDPDHAIVAIANNLSGRQPGDAVTEMGLARIADPAFPEVIANYANRFPDGRPAKSTSIGLKNSGGEYVAAICLNMDISMLAAAAASVQQLVNIQTASPAPVHETLATRRLDDIAPLITDFAAQRNTTPQGLSLAQRRDAIRMIEARGLLDLRHAHAEIARALGVARSTVYTYLSDPKGTS, via the coding sequence ATGAAATCCACCAAATCCCCCGGTACGGGCAAGCGCGACGAGAACGCACTGCTGTTGCGTGAAGGCCGCAAGATCGTCGAGGCGCTCGGCCAGACGTTCGCGCCGCTTGTCGAAGTGGTGCTGCACGACCTGACCGATCCCGATCACGCGATCGTGGCCATCGCCAACAATCTGTCAGGCCGCCAGCCCGGCGACGCCGTGACCGAGATGGGGCTCGCGCGAATTGCCGATCCCGCATTCCCCGAAGTCATCGCCAATTACGCGAACCGGTTCCCCGACGGGCGCCCGGCCAAGAGCACTTCCATCGGCTTGAAGAACAGCGGCGGCGAGTATGTCGCCGCGATCTGCCTGAACATGGATATCTCCATGCTCGCGGCGGCCGCCGCCAGCGTGCAGCAACTGGTGAACATTCAGACCGCGTCGCCGGCGCCCGTGCACGAGACGCTCGCCACACGCCGGCTCGACGACATTGCCCCGCTCATCACCGACTTTGCCGCGCAGCGCAACACCACGCCGCAAGGACTCTCGCTGGCCCAGCGCCGCGACGCCATTCGCATGATCGAAGCGCGCGGACTGCTCGACCTGCGTCATGCCCACGCGGAAATCGCGCGCGCATTGGGCGTGGCCCGCTCGACCGTCTACACCTACCTCTCCGACCCGAAAGGCACATCATGA
- a CDS encoding AI-2E family transporter, with the protein MEPRSGWKTDRAFWVELTSYIFAAAALWMILSIHLLSAVLAGMIVFQLVHVLGPRLQLRISSERARLVAVALLSAIIVALMTALIFGVVTFFRSDAGHLQHINGRMMEAVEQARTQLPSWITDRLPADSDDIHQAVTGFLKDHTQEMSLVGKEALNAMVHIIVGLVLGALVALSSIRPVQHMQPLAAALSRRVTRFGDAFRRIVFAQLKISAINTVFTAIFLLGVLPLFDIHVPLRKSMIVVTFVVGLLPVVGNLISNTFIVVLSLSVSLYVAIASLVFLIVIHKLEYFLNARIVGTQIQSRAWELLLAMIVMEAAFGLPGLVAAPIYYGYLKSELAEKQLV; encoded by the coding sequence ATGGAACCGCGTTCTGGCTGGAAAACGGATCGAGCCTTCTGGGTCGAACTGACAAGCTACATTTTCGCCGCTGCGGCGCTGTGGATGATTCTGAGCATTCACCTGCTCTCGGCTGTGCTTGCGGGCATGATCGTCTTCCAACTCGTGCACGTACTCGGACCACGCCTGCAACTGCGTATTTCGAGCGAGCGTGCACGGCTGGTCGCCGTCGCGCTGCTCTCGGCGATCATCGTGGCGCTGATGACGGCGCTGATCTTCGGTGTGGTGACGTTCTTTCGCAGCGACGCCGGGCATCTGCAACACATCAACGGCCGCATGATGGAGGCGGTGGAGCAGGCGCGCACGCAGTTGCCCTCGTGGATTACCGACCGGTTGCCCGCCGATAGCGACGACATTCATCAGGCTGTGACGGGCTTTCTGAAAGATCACACGCAGGAGATGTCGCTGGTCGGCAAGGAAGCGCTCAACGCGATGGTCCATATCATCGTGGGGCTGGTACTGGGTGCGCTGGTGGCGCTCTCGTCGATTCGTCCGGTGCAGCACATGCAACCGCTCGCGGCCGCGCTCTCGCGGCGTGTCACGCGCTTCGGCGATGCGTTCCGGCGCATCGTCTTCGCGCAGTTGAAGATCTCGGCGATCAACACGGTCTTCACAGCGATCTTCCTGCTTGGCGTGCTGCCGCTGTTCGACATTCACGTGCCGCTGCGCAAGTCGATGATCGTGGTCACATTCGTCGTGGGCCTGCTGCCGGTGGTGGGCAACCTGATCTCGAACACGTTTATCGTGGTGCTCAGCCTGTCGGTGTCGCTGTACGTGGCAATCGCGTCGCTGGTGTTCCTGATCGTGATTCACAAGCTCGAATACTTCCTCAACGCGCGCATCGTCGGCACGCAGATTCAATCGCGCGCATGGGAGCTGCTGCTCGCCATGATCGTGATGGAAGCCGCCTTCGGCCTGCCCGGACTCGTCGCCGCGCCGATTTACTACGGCTATCTCAAGAGCGAGTTGGCAGAGAAGCAGTTGGTCTGA
- the uvrA gene encoding excinuclease ABC subunit UvrA, with translation METIRIRGARTHNLKNVNLDLPRHQLVVITGLSGSGKSSLAFDTLYAEGQRRYVESLSAYARQFLQLMEKPDVDLIEGLSPAISIEQKATSHNPRSTVGTVTEIHDYLRLLYARVGTPHCPDHGLPLQSQNVAQMVDAVLALPEDTKLMILAPIVVDRKGEHADLFESMQAQGFVRFRIRSGGGAANEGTARVYDIEALPKLKKTEKHSVDVVIDRVKVRPDLKQRLAESFETALRLADGRAIALEMDTGKEHVFSSKFACPVCSYSLQELEPRLFSFNNPMGACPTCDGLGQMTFFDPKRVVGFPALSLASGAIKGWDRRNQFYFQMLQSLAAFYDFDVDTPFEELPEDTQKIVLYGSGEQTIPFTYVNEKGRTSVREHEFEGIIPNLERRYRETDSVAVREELAKYQNNRACPDCEGSRLRREARFVKVGEGPQARAIYEIGNLPLRETLGYFHELVLHGSKREIADKIVKEIVARLSFLNNVGLDYLSLERSADTLSGGEAQRIRLASQIGSGLTGVMYVLDEPSIGLHQRDNDRLIGTLKHLRDLGNSVIVVEHDEDMILASDYVVDMGLGAGVHGGTVIAQGSPQQIENSPESLTGQYLSGARRIEVPQERRAPGEDRLRIIDATGNNLKHVSLDLPVGLLTCVTGVSGSGKSTLINDTLYHAVARHLYGSQAEPAPYEQIEGLEHFDKVINVDQSPIGRTPRSNPATYTGLFTPIRELFAGVPAAKERGYDPGRFSFNVKGGRCEACQGDGVIKVEMHFLPDVYVPCDVCHGKRYNRETLEVQYKGRNISEVLDMTVEQAHEFFKPVPVVARKLKTLLDVGLGYIRLGQSATTLSGGEAQRVKLSLELSKRDTGRTLYILDEPTTGLHFHDIELLLTVIHRLRDQGNTVVIIEHNLDVIKTADWVIDLGPEGGAGGGQIIAQGTPEDVAASKASFTGKYLAPLLKRSA, from the coding sequence ATGGAAACCATTCGTATTCGTGGGGCTCGTACCCACAACCTCAAGAACGTCAATCTCGACCTGCCCCGTCATCAGCTTGTGGTGATCACCGGCCTGTCCGGTTCGGGGAAGTCGTCGCTCGCTTTCGACACGCTTTATGCCGAAGGTCAGCGCCGCTACGTCGAGAGCCTGTCGGCTTACGCCAGGCAGTTCCTGCAATTGATGGAAAAACCGGACGTCGATCTGATCGAAGGCCTCTCGCCCGCGATTTCCATCGAACAGAAGGCCACCTCGCACAACCCGCGCTCGACCGTCGGCACAGTCACGGAGATTCACGACTACCTGCGCCTGCTCTACGCCCGCGTAGGCACCCCGCACTGCCCCGATCACGGCCTGCCGCTCCAGTCGCAGAACGTCGCGCAGATGGTCGACGCCGTACTCGCCCTGCCCGAAGACACCAAGCTGATGATCCTCGCGCCGATCGTCGTCGACCGTAAAGGCGAACACGCCGATCTGTTCGAGTCGATGCAGGCACAGGGTTTCGTGCGTTTTCGCATCCGCTCGGGCGGCGGTGCGGCCAACGAAGGCACGGCCCGCGTCTATGACATCGAGGCGCTGCCCAAGCTCAAGAAGACGGAGAAGCACTCGGTCGACGTGGTCATCGATCGCGTCAAGGTGCGCCCGGACCTCAAGCAACGCCTCGCCGAATCGTTCGAGACGGCACTGCGTCTGGCCGATGGCCGCGCTATCGCCCTCGAAATGGACACCGGCAAAGAGCACGTCTTCAGCTCGAAGTTCGCCTGCCCCGTTTGCTCGTATTCGTTGCAGGAGCTCGAACCGCGCCTGTTCTCGTTCAACAACCCGATGGGCGCCTGCCCGACCTGCGACGGGCTGGGACAGATGACGTTCTTCGATCCGAAGCGCGTCGTCGGCTTCCCCGCACTGTCGCTCGCGTCGGGCGCGATCAAGGGCTGGGATCGCCGCAACCAGTTTTACTTCCAGATGCTGCAAAGCCTCGCCGCGTTCTACGATTTCGACGTGGATACGCCGTTCGAAGAATTGCCGGAAGACACGCAAAAGATCGTGCTGTACGGCTCGGGCGAGCAGACCATTCCGTTCACCTACGTCAACGAGAAGGGCCGCACGTCGGTGCGCGAGCATGAGTTCGAGGGCATCATCCCGAACCTTGAGCGCCGCTATCGCGAGACCGACTCGGTCGCCGTGCGTGAAGAACTCGCCAAGTACCAGAACAACCGCGCCTGCCCCGATTGCGAAGGCAGCCGGCTGCGCCGCGAGGCACGTTTCGTCAAAGTGGGCGAAGGCCCGCAGGCGCGCGCGATCTACGAGATCGGTAACCTGCCGCTGCGCGAAACGCTCGGGTATTTCCACGAACTCGTGCTGCACGGATCGAAACGCGAGATCGCCGACAAGATCGTGAAGGAAATCGTCGCGCGGCTGTCGTTCCTGAATAACGTCGGTCTCGACTATCTCTCGCTGGAACGCAGCGCCGACACGCTCTCGGGCGGCGAAGCGCAGCGCATCCGGCTCGCGTCGCAAATCGGCTCGGGCCTCACCGGCGTGATGTATGTGCTCGACGAGCCGTCGATCGGCCTGCATCAACGCGATAACGATCGCCTGATCGGCACGCTCAAGCATCTGCGCGACCTCGGCAACTCAGTGATCGTGGTGGAACACGACGAGGACATGATTCTCGCGAGCGACTACGTCGTCGACATGGGGCTGGGTGCCGGCGTGCACGGCGGCACGGTGATTGCACAGGGCAGCCCGCAGCAGATCGAAAACTCGCCGGAATCGCTCACCGGGCAATACCTGTCGGGCGCACGCCGCATCGAAGTGCCTCAGGAGCGTCGCGCCCCCGGCGAAGACCGTCTGCGCATCATCGACGCCACCGGCAACAACCTGAAGCATGTGAGTCTCGATCTGCCAGTCGGCTTGCTGACCTGTGTGACGGGGGTGTCCGGCTCGGGCAAGTCGACGCTGATCAACGACACGCTGTATCACGCCGTCGCGCGGCATCTTTACGGCTCGCAGGCCGAACCTGCGCCGTATGAGCAGATCGAGGGGCTGGAACACTTCGACAAGGTCATCAACGTCGATCAGTCGCCCATCGGCCGCACGCCGCGCTCGAACCCTGCGACGTACACGGGCTTGTTCACGCCGATTCGCGAACTCTTCGCGGGTGTGCCGGCAGCCAAGGAACGCGGCTACGACCCGGGACGTTTTTCGTTCAACGTGAAGGGCGGACGTTGCGAAGCCTGTCAGGGCGATGGCGTCATCAAGGTCGAAATGCACTTCCTGCCCGACGTGTACGTGCCGTGCGACGTCTGCCACGGCAAGCGCTACAACCGCGAAACGCTCGAAGTGCAATACAAGGGGCGCAATATCTCGGAAGTGCTCGACATGACGGTCGAACAGGCGCACGAGTTCTTCAAGCCCGTGCCGGTCGTGGCGCGCAAACTCAAGACGTTGCTGGACGTGGGTCTTGGCTACATCCGTCTGGGCCAGTCGGCCACCACGCTCTCGGGCGGTGAGGCGCAGCGCGTGAAGCTGTCGCTGGAACTCTCCAAGCGCGATACGGGCCGAACGTTGTATATCCTTGATGAACCGACGACCGGTCTGCACTTCCACGATATCGAACTGTTGCTCACCGTTATCCACCGACTGCGCGATCAGGGCAACACCGTGGTCATCATCGAGCACAATCTCGACGTGATCAAAACGGCCGACTGGGTGATCGATCTCGGACCGGAAGGCGGTGCGGGCGGCGGGCAAATCATCGCGCAGGGCACGCCCGAGGACGTGGCGGCCAGCAAGGCGAGCTTCACCGGCAAGTATCTCGCGCCGCTGCTCAAACGCAGCGCGTGA
- a CDS encoding MFS transporter, which produces MTPLEVRASASLASIFALRMLGLFLIMPVFSVFAQTIPGGNNTFLVGLAIGIYGLTQSLLYIPYGWASDRIGRKPVIIFGLIVFAIGSLIAAMAHDLTWIIVGRAIQGAGAISSAVMACVADLTSDANRTKAMAMIGGSIGVSFAVAIVCAPFLYHWLGMSGLFSAIGILAVVAIFVVLWVVPTPPVHAKAGPAPFSEVLHNPELLRLNFGVFVLHATQTALFVAMPRMLVAAGLPVAQHWEIYLPVMGLSFVAMVPAIIAAEKRGKMKMVLLSAIALVAIAQLALGGLPPTVAVIAVVLFVYFLGFNVLEASQPSLVSKLAPGQRKGAAVGVYNTTQALGLFCGGALGGFLMTHYGQNAIFLTCAAGAFVWLIIAAPMRPPAPRQS; this is translated from the coding sequence ATGACTCCGCTAGAAGTGCGCGCGAGTGCATCGCTGGCGAGCATTTTCGCGCTGCGCATGCTTGGCCTGTTCCTGATCATGCCGGTGTTCTCTGTCTTTGCGCAGACGATTCCCGGCGGCAACAACACCTTTCTCGTCGGGCTGGCCATCGGCATCTACGGCCTGACACAGTCGCTGCTGTACATCCCGTACGGCTGGGCGTCTGACCGGATCGGGCGCAAGCCGGTCATTATTTTCGGCCTGATCGTGTTTGCGATCGGCTCGCTGATTGCGGCAATGGCGCACGACCTGACGTGGATCATCGTCGGGCGGGCGATTCAGGGCGCGGGAGCGATTTCGTCAGCCGTGATGGCCTGCGTGGCCGACCTGACGAGCGACGCCAACCGGACCAAGGCGATGGCGATGATCGGCGGCAGCATCGGCGTGTCGTTCGCCGTGGCCATCGTATGCGCCCCGTTCCTGTATCACTGGCTGGGCATGAGCGGCCTGTTCTCCGCCATCGGCATTCTGGCGGTGGTTGCGATCTTCGTCGTGCTGTGGGTGGTTCCCACGCCACCGGTGCACGCCAAGGCCGGCCCCGCGCCGTTTTCCGAAGTGCTGCACAACCCTGAACTGCTGCGCCTGAACTTCGGCGTTTTCGTGTTGCACGCGACGCAGACGGCGCTGTTCGTGGCGATGCCGCGCATGCTGGTAGCGGCGGGCTTGCCGGTCGCGCAGCACTGGGAGATTTATCTGCCGGTGATGGGGCTGTCGTTCGTGGCGATGGTGCCCGCGATCATTGCGGCGGAAAAGCGCGGCAAGATGAAGATGGTGCTGCTATCGGCGATTGCGCTGGTCGCGATTGCGCAGTTGGCACTGGGCGGATTGCCGCCGACGGTGGCCGTCATTGCGGTGGTGCTGTTCGTGTATTTCCTCGGCTTCAACGTGCTGGAAGCCTCGCAGCCGTCGCTGGTGTCGAAGCTCGCGCCGGGGCAGCGCAAGGGCGCGGCGGTGGGCGTCTACAATACGACGCAGGCGCTGGGACTGTTCTGTGGCGGCGCACTAGGGGGTTTTCTTATGACCCACTACGGTCAGAACGCAATATTCCTGACTTGTGCAGCGGGCGCTTTCGTGTGGCTTATAATCGCCGCACCGATGAGGCCTCCTGCGCCTCGTCAATCCTGA
- a CDS encoding single-stranded DNA-binding protein, which produces MASVNKVILVGNLGADPEVRYLPSGDAVANIRLATTDRYKDKQSGEFKEMTEWHRVSFFGRLAEIVNEYLKKGSSVYIEGKIRTRKYQAQDGTDRYSTDIVADQMQMLGGRGGEGGGGGGGGGYSRGGGDEGGGGGGGYSRGGGAGGGGGGGARQQAPAKQSGGFDDMDDDIPF; this is translated from the coding sequence ATGGCATCAGTCAACAAAGTCATCCTGGTCGGCAATCTGGGCGCCGATCCCGAAGTCCGCTACCTGCCTAGCGGCGATGCTGTAGCGAACATTCGTCTTGCGACGACCGACCGCTATAAGGACAAGCAGTCTGGCGAATTCAAGGAGATGACCGAATGGCATCGCGTGTCGTTCTTCGGCCGTCTGGCGGAAATCGTCAATGAGTACCTGAAGAAGGGCTCGTCGGTGTACATCGAGGGCAAGATCCGCACGCGCAAGTATCAGGCGCAGGACGGCACCGACCGTTACAGCACGGATATCGTGGCTGACCAGATGCAAATGCTGGGTGGCCGTGGTGGCGAAGGCGGCGGCGGTGGTGGTGGCGGTGGCTATTCGCGTGGCGGTGGCGACGAAGGCGGCGGCGGTGGCGGCGGTTACTCGCGCGGCGGTGGTGCAGGTGGTGGCGGTGGCGGCGGTGCTCGCCAGCAAGCCCCGGCCAAGCAGTCGGGCGGCTTCGACGACATGGACGACGATATCCCGTTCTGA
- a CDS encoding LysR family transcriptional regulator, with protein MELRLLEDFLAVARLRNFSQACVARHMTQSALSRRIKALELWYGVPLIDRTSYPVMLTSAGAAFLPLAEQIVADLYRSRREAIASREAAGGTLKFAMPHSLAIYFFPNWWRQQRHDDAQRASVVAADLDECVDLLLSGACQFALCYCHPRIPNLLAKSSLRGMQVGQTALVPVSALTADGAPRYPLPPKDGGALPLLAYSSDSFLGKVTAALHAELETRFPLALRYESALVEALKVEALLGEGVAWLPEGMIETELRAGTLGVVGEPDSAARLEIWLFASNTFVPHGRGDEPSFLRELRRVGGADGVGSAVGTGADDTA; from the coding sequence ATGGAGTTGAGACTGCTCGAGGACTTTCTCGCGGTGGCGAGACTGCGAAATTTTTCGCAGGCCTGCGTGGCACGGCATATGACCCAATCGGCCTTGAGCCGCCGGATCAAGGCATTGGAGTTGTGGTACGGCGTGCCGCTCATCGACCGCACGTCGTATCCCGTCATGCTGACGAGCGCGGGCGCGGCATTCCTGCCGCTGGCCGAACAGATCGTGGCTGACCTGTACCGGAGCCGCCGCGAAGCCATCGCATCGCGCGAGGCCGCGGGAGGCACGCTCAAGTTTGCGATGCCGCACTCACTCGCGATCTACTTCTTTCCCAACTGGTGGCGCCAGCAGAGACACGACGACGCCCAACGCGCGTCCGTGGTTGCTGCCGATCTCGATGAGTGTGTGGATTTGCTGCTGAGTGGCGCGTGCCAATTCGCGCTGTGTTATTGCCACCCGCGCATTCCCAACCTGCTGGCGAAGTCTTCGTTGCGGGGGATGCAGGTCGGACAAACGGCACTTGTGCCGGTTTCGGCGCTGACGGCCGACGGTGCGCCGCGCTATCCTCTGCCGCCGAAAGACGGGGGTGCGTTGCCATTGCTGGCCTATTCGAGCGACTCGTTTCTGGGAAAAGTGACGGCGGCATTGCACGCGGAACTGGAAACACGCTTCCCACTGGCCTTGCGCTACGAGAGTGCCCTCGTCGAAGCCCTCAAGGTGGAGGCCCTCCTCGGGGAAGGTGTTGCGTGGCTGCCCGAAGGCATGATCGAGACCGAACTACGCGCAGGAACACTCGGGGTCGTGGGCGAGCCCGATAGCGCAGCACGTCTCGAAATCTGGCTTTTCGCGTCGAACACGTTTGTACCTCATGGCCGCGGCGATGAACCCTCGTTTCTGCGCGAGCTTCGGCGGGTGGGGGGTGCGGATGGTGTGGGGAGCGCGGTGGGCACGGGTGCCGATGACACCGCATAA
- the cuyB gene encoding cysteate racemase, with protein sequence MSETHAARARVVGVIGGMGPMATADLLAKITLATPVDTEQDHLRVLVDSNPQIPDRNRAILGNGESPAMALAETARGLQRSGADFLVMACNTAHAFAGAIRAAISIPFVSMIDEACDACVRTQPNAIRVGLLASPGCLSAGIYQRALTRRGRQAVVLPEPLLAEFAALLYRIKTTGPSDDARIGMKTLADALVAAGADVLIAACTEVPLVLQASDTGRPLIDATENLAQRCVQYARGNELFPATY encoded by the coding sequence ATGAGCGAAACACATGCCGCGCGAGCGCGGGTCGTCGGCGTTATTGGCGGGATGGGTCCGATGGCGACTGCCGATCTTCTCGCGAAGATCACATTGGCAACGCCGGTCGATACCGAGCAGGATCACCTGCGTGTGCTGGTGGATTCCAACCCGCAGATTCCCGACAGAAACCGCGCCATTCTGGGCAATGGCGAGTCTCCCGCGATGGCACTGGCCGAGACCGCGCGCGGTTTGCAGCGCAGTGGCGCCGACTTTCTCGTGATGGCTTGCAACACGGCGCACGCCTTTGCCGGTGCGATCCGCGCGGCGATCTCGATTCCGTTCGTGAGCATGATCGACGAAGCGTGCGACGCCTGCGTCCGAACGCAACCGAATGCCATACGCGTGGGTTTGCTCGCCTCCCCCGGCTGTCTGAGCGCGGGTATCTATCAGCGCGCGCTCACACGGCGTGGGCGTCAGGCGGTGGTCCTTCCAGAACCCTTGCTGGCGGAATTCGCTGCGCTGCTTTACCGGATCAAGACAACCGGCCCGTCGGACGACGCACGCATCGGTATGAAGACGCTCGCCGATGCGTTGGTCGCCGCGGGTGCCGACGTGCTCATCGCCGCTTGCACTGAAGTGCCGCTCGTGCTGCAAGCAAGCGATACCGGCCGTCCGCTGATCGATGCCACCGAGAACCTCGCACAACGTTGCGTGCAATACGCGCGCGGCAACGAACTCTTTCCCGCCACCTACTGA
- the cuyA gene encoding D-cysteate sulfo-lyase yields MHLSKFPRVRLGHLNTPLEPMPRLSEHLGGPRLYIKRDDCTGLATGGNKTRKLEFLMADALVKGADTVITQGATQSNHARQTAAAAARLGMRCIILLEDRTGNEAHDYRNSGNVFLDRLFGAPTRTYAGGTDMNAAMTAVAEEVRAQGGVPYVIPGGGSNSIGALGYVNCALEIVAQANEQQIRIDRVVHATGSAGTQAGLVAGFEGMRSGIDVLGIGVRAPREVQESNVHKLACETAELLGMGDAVRRERVMANCDYVGAGYGLPTPGMVEAVSLAARTEGLLFDPVYSGKGMAGLIDLIRKGHFGADETIVFVHTGGSAALFGYMDTFDTVLSPSSDTRQR; encoded by the coding sequence ATGCACCTCTCCAAATTTCCCCGCGTCCGACTTGGCCATCTGAACACACCGCTTGAGCCGATGCCGCGCTTGAGCGAGCACCTCGGCGGCCCCCGTCTGTACATCAAGCGCGACGATTGCACCGGACTTGCCACCGGTGGCAACAAGACCCGCAAGCTCGAATTCCTGATGGCGGACGCTCTCGTCAAGGGGGCCGACACGGTCATCACGCAAGGGGCCACGCAATCGAATCACGCGCGCCAGACGGCCGCAGCGGCGGCCCGGCTCGGCATGCGCTGCATCATCCTGCTGGAAGATCGCACAGGCAACGAGGCGCACGACTATCGCAACTCCGGCAACGTCTTCCTCGACCGATTGTTCGGCGCACCGACGCGCACCTATGCCGGAGGCACCGACATGAACGCCGCGATGACTGCCGTCGCCGAAGAGGTCCGTGCGCAGGGCGGTGTGCCGTACGTCATTCCGGGCGGCGGTTCGAACAGCATCGGTGCGCTCGGCTACGTCAACTGCGCGCTGGAGATCGTCGCGCAGGCCAATGAGCAGCAGATCCGTATCGATCGCGTCGTGCACGCCACCGGCAGCGCCGGCACGCAGGCGGGGCTTGTCGCTGGCTTTGAAGGCATGCGCAGCGGCATCGACGTTCTGGGTATCGGCGTGCGTGCCCCGCGCGAGGTGCAGGAAAGCAATGTTCACAAGCTGGCGTGCGAAACGGCCGAATTGCTCGGCATGGGCGACGCCGTCCGGCGTGAGCGCGTGATGGCCAATTGCGACTACGTGGGCGCCGGTTATGGCCTGCCGACCCCCGGCATGGTCGAAGCCGTCTCGCTCGCCGCGCGAACCGAGGGCTTGCTGTTCGATCCGGTGTACTCCGGCAAGGGCATGGCGGGGTTGATCGACTTGATTCGCAAGGGGCACTTCGGCGCGGACGAGACGATTGTGTTTGTTCACACCGGCGGTAGTGCGGCGCTGTTCGGCTACATGGACACCTTCGACACGGTCCTCTCGCCGTCGTCCGACACAAGACAGCGCTGA
- a CDS encoding dicarboxylate/amino acid:cation symporter, with translation MKFNRLGLMILTGMVAGVIAGQCVHQFASGPEAIKNAASYFSLMTEIFLRLIKMIIAPLVFSGIVVGLAGMGDARAVGRVGLKALTWFFCASVISLTLGLVLSNLFQIGHSMHVGVPAASTATGLNTSAFNIHSFVAHIVPASIFQAMAQNEVLPILVFSVFFGTAIGALRGKLAGQVVQGIEELFAIMLKITGYVMYVAPLGVFSAIAAVVAVQGLGVLLIYAKFIGAIYFGMLLLWGLILTAGYCFIGKSVFSLLKLIREPMIIAFSTASGEAAYAKTIEQLTRFGVSPRISSFILPLAYSFNLDGSMMFQAFASIFIAQVYNIPLSWEQQFSMLFVMMLTSKGIAGVPRAAMVVIAATLPLFGLPVEGMVLLLAIDQFADMGRTMTNVVGNAVATAVIAKWEGALRPWTGKAWSLDAALGLHSQDDAVPLAGPQGELSIGVERAA, from the coding sequence ATGAAATTCAACCGACTGGGGCTGATGATCCTTACCGGCATGGTCGCCGGTGTTATTGCCGGGCAATGCGTCCATCAGTTCGCATCGGGGCCGGAGGCCATCAAGAACGCGGCGAGCTACTTCTCTCTGATGACGGAGATCTTTCTTCGCCTGATCAAGATGATCATCGCGCCGCTTGTCTTCAGTGGCATCGTCGTCGGTCTGGCAGGCATGGGCGACGCACGTGCCGTCGGGCGGGTGGGGCTCAAGGCACTCACATGGTTTTTCTGTGCCTCGGTCATCTCGCTGACGCTCGGACTGGTGCTGAGCAACCTGTTCCAGATCGGCCACTCGATGCACGTGGGCGTGCCCGCTGCGAGCACGGCCACGGGGCTGAACACCTCGGCGTTCAATATTCATTCCTTCGTGGCGCATATCGTGCCCGCGAGTATTTTTCAGGCGATGGCACAGAACGAAGTGCTGCCGATTCTCGTGTTCTCGGTGTTCTTCGGTACGGCGATTGGCGCGCTGCGAGGGAAGCTCGCTGGGCAGGTGGTGCAGGGCATCGAGGAGCTGTTTGCCATCATGCTCAAAATCACCGGCTACGTGATGTATGTCGCGCCGCTGGGGGTGTTCTCCGCCATCGCAGCGGTGGTCGCAGTGCAGGGGCTTGGCGTGTTGCTGATTTACGCCAAGTTCATCGGCGCGATCTATTTCGGCATGTTGCTGCTTTGGGGACTCATTCTGACGGCGGGCTACTGCTTCATCGGCAAGTCGGTGTTCTCGCTGCTCAAACTGATACGCGAGCCGATGATCATTGCCTTTAGCACTGCCAGTGGCGAGGCGGCGTATGCCAAGACCATCGAGCAGCTCACGCGATTCGGCGTCAGCCCGCGCATCAGTTCCTTCATCTTGCCGCTGGCGTACTCGTTCAATCTCGATGGCTCGATGATGTTTCAGGCGTTCGCGTCCATCTTCATTGCGCAGGTCTACAACATCCCGTTGTCGTGGGAGCAACAGTTCTCGATGCTCTTCGTGATGATGCTCACGAGCAAGGGCATTGCCGGCGTGCCGCGCGCCGCAATGGTGGTTATTGCCGCGACACTGCCGCTGTTCGGATTGCCTGTCGAGGGAATGGTGTTGCTGCTGGCGATCGATCAGTTTGCCGACATGGGACGCACGATGACCAACGTGGTGGGCAATGCGGTCGCGACGGCGGTGATTGCCAAGTGGGAGGGGGCGCTGCGGCCGTGGACCGGCAAAGCGTGGTCGCTCGACGCCGCGCTGGGTCTTCATTCGCAAGACGACGCGGTGCCCTTGGCTGGGCCGCAGGGTGAGCTTTCTATCGGTGTGGAGCGCGCGGCCTGA